A region from the Wansuia hejianensis genome encodes:
- a CDS encoding valine--tRNA ligase has translation MSKELAKTYDPKGLEDRLYQKWLDKGYFHAKVNPDKKPFTIVMPPPNVTGQLHMGHALDNTMQDILIRFRRMQGYEALWQPGTDHAAIATEVKVTNMLKDQDIDKQEIGREEFLKHAWKWKEEYGSRIINQLYKLGASADWERERFTMDEGCSRAVEEVFVRLYEKGWIYKGSRIINWCPKCQTSLSDAEVEHEDQDGFFWHINYPIVGEEGKYVEIATTRPETLLGDTAVAVNPEDERYQGLIGKMLKLPLTDREIPVIADEYVDKEFGTGCVKITPAHDPNDFEVGRRHNLEEINILNDDATINEKGGKYSGMDRYVARKAMVADLEEQGLLVKVVPHTHAVGTHDRCHTTVEPMIKPQWFVRMKEMAQASIEILKTEDLNFVPERFDKIYLHWLENIKDWCISRQLWWGHRIPAWYCQECGEILVKKGGAPEKCPKCGCTSLRQDEDTLDTWFSSALWPFSTLGWPDQTPELDYFYPTSVLVTGYDIIFFWVIRMVFSGLEQTGRSPFKHVLIHGLVRDSQGRKMSKSLGNGIDPLEVIDQYGADALRLTLMTGNAPGNDMRFYWERVEASRNFANKVWNASRFIMMNLDAAEVPEDVNPESLTLADKWILHKVNTLAAEVTENMEKFELGIAVQKVYDFIWEEFCDWYIEMVKPRLYSETEDTKAAALWTLKTVLNHALKMLHPFMPFITEEIFCTLNPDEESIMIAPWPQYCSDWEFSQAAADVELMKEAVRGIRTVRSELNVPPSKKASVYVVSGNCEICRTFEHGRVFFATLAKASEVFIQADKSGIGDDAVSAMIPGANIYIPFAELVDLDKELERLTKEKERLAKEIARSNGMLGNERFISKAPAEKVQEEKNKLDKYTQMMKQVELRLEQLRK, from the coding sequence ATGAGTAAGGAACTGGCAAAGACCTATGATCCGAAAGGGCTGGAAGACAGGCTATATCAGAAATGGCTGGACAAAGGATATTTTCATGCGAAGGTAAATCCCGATAAGAAACCCTTCACAATTGTGATGCCGCCGCCCAATGTTACCGGGCAGCTGCACATGGGGCATGCCCTGGATAATACCATGCAGGACATTCTAATCCGGTTCAGGAGAATGCAGGGCTACGAGGCGCTGTGGCAGCCTGGCACCGACCACGCGGCTATTGCGACAGAGGTAAAGGTTACCAACATGCTGAAGGATCAGGACATTGACAAGCAGGAGATTGGGCGTGAAGAATTTCTGAAGCATGCCTGGAAATGGAAAGAGGAATATGGAAGCCGCATTATCAACCAGCTGTACAAGCTGGGCGCCTCTGCGGACTGGGAGCGGGAACGTTTTACGATGGATGAAGGCTGCTCCAGGGCTGTTGAAGAGGTATTCGTCAGGCTTTATGAAAAAGGCTGGATCTATAAGGGCAGCCGGATCATTAACTGGTGTCCCAAATGCCAGACCTCGCTGTCCGACGCGGAAGTGGAGCATGAGGATCAGGATGGATTTTTCTGGCACATTAATTATCCCATCGTAGGAGAAGAAGGTAAATACGTGGAGATCGCCACGACGCGTCCGGAGACGCTTCTGGGAGACACTGCAGTCGCGGTGAATCCGGAAGATGAAAGATATCAGGGGCTGATCGGTAAGATGCTGAAGCTGCCGCTGACAGACCGGGAGATTCCTGTGATTGCTGATGAATATGTGGATAAGGAATTCGGAACCGGTTGTGTCAAAATCACGCCGGCCCACGATCCCAATGACTTCGAGGTGGGCAGGCGCCATAACCTGGAAGAGATCAATATTCTGAATGATGATGCCACCATCAACGAAAAGGGCGGCAAATATTCGGGAATGGACCGCTATGTGGCGAGAAAAGCCATGGTTGCGGATCTGGAGGAGCAGGGGCTTCTGGTCAAGGTTGTGCCCCATACTCATGCGGTGGGAACACATGACCGCTGCCATACCACGGTAGAGCCGATGATTAAGCCCCAATGGTTTGTCCGGATGAAAGAAATGGCCCAGGCATCTATCGAGATACTGAAAACAGAAGATCTGAATTTTGTGCCGGAGAGGTTTGACAAGATCTATCTTCACTGGCTAGAAAACATAAAAGACTGGTGTATCTCCCGACAGCTCTGGTGGGGCCACCGGATTCCGGCCTGGTACTGCCAGGAATGCGGGGAAATCCTGGTTAAAAAGGGAGGAGCTCCGGAAAAATGCCCGAAGTGCGGCTGCACCAGCCTGAGACAGGATGAGGATACTCTGGATACCTGGTTCTCGTCAGCTCTGTGGCCCTTCTCAACTCTGGGGTGGCCGGATCAGACGCCGGAGCTGGATTACTTCTATCCCACCAGTGTTTTGGTAACCGGATATGATATTATTTTCTTTTGGGTAATCCGCATGGTGTTTTCAGGCCTGGAGCAGACAGGCAGATCGCCTTTTAAGCATGTGCTGATCCACGGCCTGGTGCGGGACTCTCAGGGCCGGAAAATGAGTAAATCCCTGGGAAATGGAATAGATCCTCTGGAGGTGATCGACCAGTACGGCGCGGACGCCCTCAGGCTGACGCTGATGACCGGCAACGCGCCCGGTAACGATATGCGTTTTTACTGGGAGCGGGTAGAAGCCAGCCGGAATTTTGCCAATAAGGTGTGGAATGCTTCCCGCTTTATCATGATGAATCTGGATGCGGCCGAAGTGCCGGAAGATGTGAATCCGGAAAGCCTGACGCTGGCTGATAAGTGGATCCTGCACAAGGTAAATACGCTGGCGGCCGAAGTGACTGAGAATATGGAAAAATTTGAGCTGGGCATCGCGGTTCAGAAGGTATACGATTTCATCTGGGAGGAATTCTGCGACTGGTATATCGAGATGGTAAAACCCCGCTTGTACAGCGAAACAGAAGACACTAAGGCGGCCGCGCTCTGGACGCTGAAAACAGTTTTGAATCATGCCCTGAAAATGCTGCATCCGTTTATGCCGTTTATCACTGAAGAGATTTTCTGTACCCTGAATCCGGATGAGGAGTCCATTATGATCGCTCCATGGCCTCAGTATTGTTCAGACTGGGAATTCTCCCAGGCCGCGGCGGACGTGGAGCTGATGAAGGAAGCAGTTCGGGGGATCCGCACGGTGCGCTCGGAATTGAATGTTCCACCCAGCAAAAAAGCCAGTGTATACGTGGTGTCCGGGAACTGTGAAATCTGCCGGACCTTTGAACATGGAAGAGTATTTTTTGCGACGCTCGCCAAGGCCAGCGAAGTATTCATCCAGGCGGATAAGAGCGGGATTGGGGACGACGCAGTGTCTGCAATGATCCCTGGCGCGAATATTTATATTCCCTTTGCCGAGCTGGTGGATCTGGACAAGGAGCTGGAACGTTTAACAAAGGAAAAGGAGCGTCTAGCGAAAGAGATCGCCCGTTCCAATGGAATGCTGGGTAACGAGCGTTTTATCAGCAAAGCCCCTGCGGAAAAGGTTCAGGAGGAGAAGAATAAGCTGGATAAATATACTCAGATGATGAAACAGGTGGAACTGAGACTGGAGCAGCTGAGAAAATAA
- a CDS encoding alpha/beta fold hydrolase has protein sequence MDIKLHFTEKGAGEPLILLHGNGESSEYFIHQIGYFSSKYRVIAVDTRGHGRSPRGSAAFTIRQFAEDLLCFMDEQEMKEANLLGFSDGGNIALMFALKYPERVKRLILNGANLNAKGVRPSVQIPIEIGYRIASLFAKRSREARINAEILGLMVKEPRIDPGELGRLRVRTLVIAGQKDMIKQSHTELIYKSLPDARLAIIPGDHFIAGKNPEAFNRTVEKFLNENPA, from the coding sequence ATGGATATTAAACTTCATTTTACCGAAAAAGGAGCAGGTGAGCCGTTGATTCTTCTCCATGGAAACGGGGAAAGCAGTGAATATTTTATTCATCAGATCGGCTATTTCTCCAGTAAATACCGGGTAATCGCAGTCGATACGCGCGGGCACGGACGGTCTCCCAGAGGCAGCGCGGCCTTCACAATCCGCCAGTTTGCGGAGGATTTACTATGTTTTATGGATGAACAGGAAATGAAAGAGGCAAATCTGCTGGGATTTTCTGACGGCGGCAATATCGCCCTGATGTTTGCTCTGAAGTATCCGGAGAGAGTAAAGCGTCTGATCCTAAACGGTGCGAATTTGAACGCTAAGGGGGTCAGGCCCTCGGTTCAAATTCCCATTGAGATCGGCTACCGGATTGCTTCCCTGTTCGCCAAGAGAAGCCGGGAAGCCAGGATAAATGCGGAGATACTTGGCCTCATGGTCAAGGAACCCCGCATCGACCCCGGAGAGCTGGGAAGGCTGCGCGTGAGGACACTGGTGATAGCCGGACAAAAGGATATGATAAAGCAAAGCCATACAGAGTTGATATACAAAAGCCTTCCCGACGCCAGGCTGGCGATCATACCGGGAGATCATTTTATCGCGGGCAAGAATCCTGAAGCGTTCAACAGAACCGTGGAGAAATTTCTGAATGAAAACCCTGCTTGA
- a CDS encoding flavodoxin family protein: MKVLLINGSPNEHGCTYTALSEVSDTLCQYGVDTEILYLGKKPVAGCIACGKCRETGRCVFEDQVNKTLEQLDGYDGMIAGSPVYYAGPSGQICAFLDRLFYSSGGRMAGKLAAAVVSCRRGGASAAFERLNKYFTISNMIVVGSQYWNQVHGFTPGDVRKDEEGLQTMRTLGENMAWLLKSIQAGRKQGLQPPKYEPRISTNFIR; this comes from the coding sequence ATGAAAGTTTTGCTAATTAACGGAAGTCCAAACGAACATGGCTGCACGTATACAGCCCTGAGTGAGGTAAGTGATACGCTTTGCCAATACGGAGTGGATACAGAAATTCTGTATCTGGGCAAAAAGCCTGTTGCAGGCTGTATTGCCTGTGGAAAATGCAGGGAAACGGGGCGCTGCGTCTTTGAGGATCAGGTTAATAAGACATTGGAGCAGTTGGACGGATATGATGGAATGATCGCCGGGTCTCCGGTATATTATGCCGGTCCGTCAGGGCAGATCTGTGCGTTTTTAGACCGGCTGTTTTACAGCAGCGGGGGAAGAATGGCCGGCAAACTGGCGGCGGCGGTGGTTTCCTGCAGAAGAGGAGGGGCCAGCGCGGCCTTTGAACGTCTGAATAAATATTTTACTATCAGCAATATGATAGTAGTCGGTTCCCAGTATTGGAATCAGGTTCATGGTTTTACGCCCGGGGATGTGCGTAAAGATGAAGAGGGACTTCAGACAATGCGGACATTGGGCGAGAACATGGCCTGGCTTTTAAAATCCATCCAAGCCGGACGGAAGCAGGGGCTTCAGCCGCCGAAATATGAGCCTCGCATATCCACCAATTTCATCAGGTGA
- a CDS encoding recombinase family protein: MNSLRIRCQLYLYDIRLTGTNTARPNFKRLESCIVRKEVNCMIIKSLARGFRNLADQQKFLEEFIPINGARFICTGTPFIDTYANPHSASGLEVPIRGMFNEQFAATTSEEIRKTFKMKRERGEFIGAFAPYGYKKDPNDKNRLLIDEEAAEVVKSIYHWFINEGYSKMGIAQRLNQMGEPNPEAYKKKKGMKYTNPNSSKNDGLWSASTVTRILQNQVYIGVMVQGRHRVISYKVHKQMNVPEEEWFVVPNTHEAIIDREIFEKAQALHRRDTRTAPGKREVYLMSGFVRCADCQKAMRRKTARGITYYACRSYTDKRICSKRSIRQDKLESAVLAALQMQIALVDQLAEEIERINNAPAINRENKRLSHSLQQAEKQLKQYNDASDSLYIDWKSGEITKDEYRRLKSKIVEQTRQLETNLSYLKEEIRVTAEGIGADDPYLTAFLKNKNIQSLNRGIMVELIKTVWVHENGEITVDFNFSDEYQRILDYIENNHSIIRVIENKAI, translated from the coding sequence ATGAATTCTTTGAGAATAAGGTGCCAACTTTATTTATACGACATCAGATTGACCGGAACCAACACAGCCCGGCCAAACTTCAAACGGCTTGAAAGCTGCATTGTTCGCAAGGAAGTAAACTGTATGATTATCAAATCTCTTGCACGCGGTTTCCGCAACCTTGCCGACCAGCAGAAATTTTTGGAGGAGTTCATCCCCATTAACGGTGCAAGGTTTATTTGTACCGGCACACCATTCATTGACACCTATGCGAATCCTCATTCAGCAAGCGGCCTTGAAGTGCCTATCAGGGGAATGTTTAATGAGCAGTTTGCCGCAACCACTTCCGAAGAAATACGAAAAACATTCAAGATGAAACGAGAGCGCGGCGAGTTCATAGGAGCGTTTGCTCCTTATGGCTACAAGAAAGACCCAAACGATAAAAACAGACTGCTCATAGATGAAGAAGCAGCGGAGGTTGTCAAAAGCATTTATCACTGGTTTATCAACGAAGGGTACAGCAAAATGGGGATTGCTCAAAGGCTCAATCAAATGGGGGAGCCGAACCCTGAAGCCTACAAAAAGAAAAAGGGTATGAAATATACTAACCCTAATTCCAGCAAAAACGATGGCCTATGGTCTGCCAGCACGGTGACTAGGATATTGCAGAACCAAGTTTATATTGGGGTTATGGTGCAAGGCCGGCACCGCGTAATCAGCTACAAGGTACACAAGCAGATGAATGTCCCGGAAGAAGAATGGTTTGTCGTCCCGAATACACACGAAGCGATTATAGACAGAGAGATATTCGAGAAAGCGCAGGCCCTGCATCGGCGCGACACAAGGACAGCACCCGGCAAGCGGGAGGTCTACCTAATGTCCGGTTTTGTCCGCTGTGCTGATTGCCAAAAAGCCATGCGGCGAAAAACCGCCCGCGGTATTACCTACTATGCCTGCCGCAGCTACACTGACAAAAGAATTTGCAGCAAGCGTTCTATACGACAGGATAAACTGGAAAGCGCGGTTTTAGCGGCATTGCAAATGCAGATAGCCCTTGTAGACCAGCTTGCGGAAGAAATTGAGCGCATCAACAATGCGCCCGCCATTAATCGGGAAAACAAAAGGTTATCTCATTCGTTGCAACAGGCTGAAAAGCAGCTAAAGCAGTATAACGATGCCTCTGACAGCCTATACATTGATTGGAAAAGCGGCGAAATTACCAAAGACGAATACCGCCGCTTGAAAAGCAAGATTGTAGAACAGACCCGGCAGCTTGAAACCAACCTCTCCTATCTGAAGGAGGAAATACGGGTGACGGCTGAAGGTATCGGAGCAGACGATCCATATCTCACCGCTTTTCTAAAGAATAAAAATATTCAGAGCTTAAACCGTGGAATTATGGTTGAACTCATCAAAACAGTCTGGGTGCATGAGAATGGGGAAATAACGGTTGACTTCAATTTTTCCGACGAGTATCAGCGAATACTTGACTACATTGAGAACAATCACAGCATTATCCGGGTGATTGAGAACAAGGCCATTTAG
- a CDS encoding transposase: MSRTQRKYDHEYKIQAVKLAREIGGAKAAKELGIPEGTIHTWLKAVRAGTLDIGDGAHTPESAMSLAEELAMLRKRVKDQDKEIRRLKEENEFLEEASAFFAASRRKSARTKE, translated from the coding sequence ATGTCACGTACTCAACGTAAATACGACCACGAATATAAGATCCAGGCTGTCAAACTTGCCAGAGAAATCGGCGGTGCTAAGGCAGCCAAAGAATTAGGTATTCCAGAAGGAACCATCCATACATGGCTGAAAGCAGTTAGAGCCGGTACATTGGATATTGGCGACGGTGCACATACTCCAGAAAGTGCCATGAGTCTCGCTGAGGAACTTGCTATGCTCCGCAAACGTGTTAAGGATCAGGATAAAGAAATCCGGCGTCTAAAAGAGGAAAATGAATTTCTCGAGGAAGCAAGTGCTTTTTTCGCAGCCAGCCGTCGGAAGTCAGCAAGAACCAAAGAATGA
- a CDS encoding IS3 family transposase, producing MMFIAIKTEDGAIKGKLSFYCRMLGVSRQGFYKYLANKDRPWKYQDLADAMIAIHTEDEYNDTYGRIRMYQALLLKKPEGLKIPSERTVYRVMDEIGLSHQPKRKPNGITKADREARKSDDLLKRDFKSDKPLEKCVTDITEIKAKDGKLYVSAIFDCFDSGVLGLAMETNMKATLCEHTLDNAYLAYPDLRGAIVHSDRGTQYTSETYRKALAKYGIIQSMNSAGGRCHDNARCESMWARMKSELLYDRYNTETMTIEELKVLIWRYFISYWNNRRICSANGGLPPIIKRQRYYQSLEQAA from the coding sequence ATGATGTTCATTGCCATAAAAACGGAAGACGGCGCGATTAAGGGAAAACTCTCATTCTATTGCCGGATGCTTGGTGTCAGCCGCCAGGGGTTCTACAAATATCTTGCTAATAAAGACCGGCCCTGGAAATATCAGGATCTCGCTGATGCTATGATAGCAATCCATACTGAAGATGAATACAATGATACATATGGGCGCATTCGCATGTATCAGGCACTTCTCCTTAAGAAACCGGAAGGACTCAAGATTCCCAGTGAGCGAACCGTCTACAGGGTCATGGATGAAATAGGCCTTAGTCATCAACCAAAGCGTAAGCCGAATGGTATTACCAAGGCTGATCGGGAAGCTCGTAAGTCAGATGATCTTCTGAAGCGAGATTTCAAATCCGACAAGCCACTTGAAAAATGTGTAACTGACATTACAGAAATCAAGGCTAAAGATGGGAAACTGTATGTTTCAGCTATCTTTGACTGCTTTGATTCCGGTGTCCTTGGTCTGGCAATGGAAACCAACATGAAAGCAACGTTGTGTGAGCATACCCTGGATAATGCCTATCTGGCATATCCTGATCTGCGAGGGGCTATTGTACACTCTGACAGAGGAACACAATATACCAGTGAAACTTATCGTAAGGCTCTTGCTAAATACGGTATTATTCAAAGCATGAACAGTGCTGGTGGCAGGTGCCACGATAATGCCCGATGCGAAAGCATGTGGGCCAGAATGAAAAGTGAGCTTCTCTATGACCGCTACAATACGGAGACTATGACCATAGAGGAACTGAAGGTTCTCATTTGGAGATACTTCATCAGTTACTGGAATAACAGGAGGATCTGCTCTGCCAACGGTGGGCTTCCTCCGATAATTAAGCGACAGAGATACTACCAATCTCTGGAACAGGCTGCATAG
- a CDS encoding transposon-transfer assisting family protein yields the protein MSMIRLTVEETNLLSIYNEGGKRALIENVNAALPYMDADMRELAKRTLSKVDALTEAEFAELPIYAADEV from the coding sequence ATGAGCATGATTAGACTGACTGTTGAAGAAACAAACCTTTTGAGCATTTACAACGAGGGCGGCAAGCGGGCTTTGATTGAGAATGTCAACGCCGCGCTGCCCTACATGGACGCGGATATGCGGGAGCTTGCAAAGCGCACCCTTTCCAAAGTGGACGCTTTGACCGAAGCGGAATTTGCAGAGCTTCCCATTTACGCCGCTGATGAAGTATGA
- a CDS encoding cysteine-rich VLP domain-containing protein: MNGVKRLTPPQSRKVNALVRRTCCNYDNGNCILLDDGDECVCPQLISYSLLCKWFRVAVLPADRLLYAELYQTGDKKKCTECGAFFASTSNSVKYCPVCRKRITRRQAAERMRKRRAPVTQ, translated from the coding sequence ATGAACGGGGTTAAGCGGCTGACGCCGCCCCAGAGCCGGAAAGTCAACGCCCTTGTGCGCCGGACGTGCTGCAATTATGATAACGGGAACTGTATCTTACTGGACGACGGGGACGAGTGCGTATGTCCGCAGCTCATTTCCTATTCGCTTCTCTGCAAGTGGTTCCGGGTTGCGGTGCTTCCCGCCGACAGGCTGCTTTATGCGGAGCTTTACCAGACAGGGGATAAGAAGAAATGTACCGAGTGCGGCGCGTTCTTTGCGTCAACCTCTAACAGTGTCAAATACTGCCCCGTCTGCCGGAAACGTATCACCCGCAGACAAGCCGCCGAGCGCATGAGGAAAAGACGCGCCCCTGTTACGCAGTAG
- a CDS encoding helix-turn-helix domain-containing protein, whose amino-acid sequence MENQKMPEYETIRAAVAGEKWAVEKVVECYKDEIDRLSTVAVRQPDGSTKQEINEDMRQSITKKLIEALPQFPLEEMEKGNVR is encoded by the coding sequence ATGGAAAACCAGAAAATGCCGGAATATGAAACCATACGCGCCGCCGTTGCCGGGGAAAAATGGGCGGTGGAGAAAGTCGTGGAGTGCTACAAGGACGAAATCGACAGGCTATCGACGGTAGCGGTCAGACAGCCGGACGGAAGCACGAAACAGGAAATCAACGAAGATATGCGCCAGTCCATCACAAAGAAGCTGATAGAAGCCCTCCCGCAGTTCCCGCTTGAAGAAATGGAAAAGGGAAATGTCAGATAG
- a CDS encoding relaxase/mobilization nuclease domain-containing protein: MAVTKIKPIKSTLSKALDYIENPDKTDGKMLVSSFGCSYETADIEFEYTLSQALQKGNNLAFHLIQSFEPGEVDYQKAHEIGKQLADAVTKGQHEYVLTTHIDKGHVHNHIIFCAVNFVDHRKYNSNKRSYYGIRNMSDKLCRENGLSVVVPGKGSKGKSYAEYQAEKTGTSWKGKLKIAVDALIPQVSSFEELLQRLQAAGYEIKPGKYVSCRAPGQERFTRLKTLGADYTEEAIRERIAGRRAKAAKAPREQRGVSLLIDIENSIKAAQSKGYEQWAKIHNLKQAAKTMNFLTEHKIEQYADLVSRIEEMAAESGQAADALKDAEKRLADMAVLIKNVSTYQKTKPVYDAYRKARNREKYRAGQEQAIILHEAAARSLKAAGIAKLPNLAALQSEYEALQAQKEALYADYGKLKKKVREYDIIKQNIDSILQADRQPEREKGTERG; encoded by the coding sequence ATGGCGGTTACAAAGATTAAGCCTATTAAAAGCACTCTAAGCAAAGCCCTTGACTATATCGAAAACCCGGACAAGACGGACGGAAAAATGCTTGTGTCCTCTTTCGGCTGCTCCTATGAAACGGCAGATATTGAATTTGAATATACCTTGTCCCAAGCACTCCAAAAGGGGAACAATTTAGCCTTTCATCTGATACAGTCCTTTGAGCCGGGGGAAGTCGATTATCAGAAAGCCCATGAAATCGGAAAGCAGCTTGCCGACGCGGTAACAAAGGGGCAGCATGAATATGTACTCACGACGCACATTGACAAAGGACACGTCCACAATCACATTATTTTCTGCGCCGTAAATTTCGTAGACCACCGCAAATATAATTCCAACAAAAGGAGCTATTACGGCATACGGAACATGAGCGACAAGCTGTGTCGGGAAAATGGCTTGTCCGTCGTCGTTCCCGGCAAGGGCAGCAAGGGAAAGAGCTATGCGGAGTACCAGGCAGAAAAGACGGGTACAAGTTGGAAAGGCAAGCTAAAGATTGCCGTTGACGCGCTTATCCCCCAAGTTTCCAGTTTTGAGGAATTGTTGCAGCGGTTACAGGCGGCGGGCTATGAGATAAAGCCGGGGAAATATGTGTCATGCCGCGCCCCCGGACAGGAACGCTTCACCCGTCTTAAAACCCTCGGCGCGGATTATACAGAGGAAGCCATAAGGGAACGGATAGCGGGCAGACGGGCAAAGGCGGCGAAAGCCCCCAGAGAGCAGCGCGGCGTTTCGCTGCTTATCGACATTGAGAACAGTATCAAGGCGGCGCAGAGTAAGGGCTATGAACAGTGGGCGAAAATCCACAATCTGAAACAGGCAGCAAAGACCATGAATTTCTTGACGGAACATAAGATTGAACAGTACGCGGATTTAGTCAGCCGGATTGAAGAAATGGCAGCGGAAAGCGGACAGGCGGCAGACGCATTGAAGGACGCGGAAAAGCGGCTTGCGGACATGGCGGTGCTTATCAAGAATGTTTCCACCTACCAAAAGACAAAGCCCGTCTATGACGCATACCGCAAGGCAAGGAACAGGGAGAAGTACCGCGCCGGACAGGAACAGGCGATTATCCTACATGAAGCCGCCGCAAGGTCGCTGAAAGCGGCGGGCATTGCAAAGCTCCCGAACCTTGCCGCGCTGCAATCGGAATATGAAGCCCTCCAAGCGCAGAAAGAAGCCCTTTATGCCGACTATGGGAAGCTGAAAAAGAAAGTCCGGGAATACGATATTATCAAGCAGAACATTGACAGCATTTTACAGGCAGACAGGCAGCCGGAACGGGAAAAGGGAACAGAGCGCGGATAA
- a CDS encoding plasmid mobilization protein, whose translation MNGRKRTVQIKFRVTEAERDLILEKMKLVPTRNMAAYLRKIAIDGYIIQIDHADIKAMTAEIQKIGVNVNQIARRVNATGNAYQEDIEEIKGVLAEIWRLQRLSLLKAL comes from the coding sequence ATGAACGGACGCAAAAGAACGGTGCAAATCAAATTCAGAGTGACGGAAGCGGAACGGGATTTAATACTGGAAAAAATGAAGCTCGTACCCACCCGGAACATGGCGGCATATCTGCGGAAGATTGCCATTGACGGGTATATCATTCAGATAGACCATGCCGATATAAAGGCAATGACCGCAGAGATACAGAAAATCGGTGTCAACGTCAACCAGATAGCACGCCGCGTAAACGCGACGGGGAACGCATACCAAGAGGACATAGAGGAAATAAAGGGGGTGCTTGCGGAGATATGGCGGTTACAAAGATTAAGCCTATTAAAAGCACTCTAA
- a CDS encoding helix-turn-helix transcriptional regulator, with protein sequence MAKRPVPRYDFKAFGAAIKAAREGCKESRKKVGDEMFISPRYLANIENKGQHPSLQIFFELIQRYHISVDQFLLETPPEKNTQRRQLDALLDGMSDTGIRIVTATAKEISEVEKEGE encoded by the coding sequence ATGGCAAAAAGACCAGTACCACGATACGACTTTAAGGCTTTTGGGGCAGCGATAAAGGCAGCGCGTGAGGGATGCAAGGAGAGCCGCAAGAAAGTAGGCGACGAAATGTTTATCTCGCCGCGCTACCTTGCGAACATTGAGAACAAGGGGCAGCACCCAAGTTTACAGATATTCTTTGAGCTGATACAGCGTTACCATATATCCGTAGACCAATTCCTTTTAGAAACGCCGCCGGAGAAGAACACGCAGCGGCGGCAGCTTGACGCGCTTCTTGACGGTATGAGCGATACAGGCATACGGATTGTAACCGCAACGGCAAAGGAGATTTCCGAAGTCGAAAAAGAGGGCGAATAG
- a CDS encoding cysteine-rich KTR domain-containing protein, which produces MLEKYWIKCPICNGKTRVQVFYNTVLRNFPLFCPKCKLTHIVDVEKLEIIIKNSEKQTF; this is translated from the coding sequence ATGCTTGAAAAATATTGGATAAAATGTCCAATTTGTAACGGAAAGACGAGGGTTCAAGTATTTTATAATACGGTATTAAGAAATTTTCCTCTTTTCTGCCCTAAATGTAAATTAACGCATATCGTTGATGTTGAAAAACTAGAAATCATAATCAAAAACTCTGAAAAACAAACTTTTTAA